A DNA window from Chiloscyllium plagiosum isolate BGI_BamShark_2017 chromosome 9, ASM401019v2, whole genome shotgun sequence contains the following coding sequences:
- the rps9 gene encoding LOW QUALITY PROTEIN: 40S ribosomal protein S9 (The sequence of the model RefSeq protein was modified relative to this genomic sequence to represent the inferred CDS: inserted 1 base in 1 codon; deleted 1 base in 1 codon): MPVTHSLSCSKTYGAPRRPFEKSQLDQELKLIDEYGLRNKREIWRVEFTLAKIRKAARELLTLDEKDAKRLFEGNALLXRLVCIGMVDEVKMRLDYILGLKMEDFLERRLQTQVFKLGLAKSIHHAWLLIRQRHIRVRKQVVNIPSYIVHLDSQKHIDFSLCFPYWRGRPSRVIRKNAKKTQGGGGAADDEEED; encoded by the exons ATGCCAGTCACTCACTCCTTGTCATGCAGTAAAACCTATGGCGCCCCTCGGCGTCCATTTGAAAAGTCCCAGTTGGACCAGGAGCTGAAGCTGATTGATGAGTATGGTCTGAGGAACAAGCGTGAAATCTGGAGGGTGGAGTTCACTCTGGCCAAGATCCGCAAAGCTGCACGCGAGCTGCTGACGCTGGACGAGAAGGACGCCAAGCGACTCTTTGAAGGGAATGCGCTGC TGCGTCTGGTCTGCATTGGAATGGTGGATGAGGTGAAGATGAGGCTGGATTACATTCTGGGCCTGAAGATGGAGGATTTCCTGGAGAGAAGGCTGCAGACCCAGGTGTTCAAACTGGGCCTGGCCAAGTCGATCCACCACGCTTGGCTACTGATTCGGCAGAGACACATCCGAGTGCGGAAGCAGGTGGTGAATATCCCATCCTACATAGTGCACCTGGACTCCCAGAAGCACATTGACTTCTCACTGTGTTTCCCATATTGGCGTGGTCGTCCCAGCAGGGTAATA AGGAAGAATGCCAAGAAGACCCAAGGAGGTGGAGGAGCTGCTGATGATGAGGAGGAGGACTGA